CGGCCATCATCCCTGGTTTCCGTGCGCGGCCGATACGCGCCTGACCATGCGGGCAGCCGGCGCGCTGGTCTTCGGCGAAGCCTTTCGGGCGATCGGGCAGGAAGCTTTCACCCAGGGCGGCCCTTACGCCGATGCGCGGCCGTTCCGCTCCGATACGGTGACGGCCTGGAGCTTTTTCGACTGGGACGGCAGCGCTCGGATCGAGACGCCCTCGACCGGCCTCGCCATCACGCTGACGGCGAGCGACAGCCTGAACTGCCCGGTGGTCTGGTCGCCACCCGGGGCCGACTTCCTCTGCGTCGAGCCGCAGAGCCACGCCATCGGCGCGCCGAGCGAGCCGGCCGCGCGGGCGGCCGCGCCGCTGAAGCGGCTGGCGCCCGGTGAGACGCTGGAAGGCTGGCTCAGGATCGCGCCGGAAGCGATCTAGCGTCTGACGTCGATCTCAGCGCCAGCCATAGCCATAGCCGCTCGGGTAATAGGGCTGGTAGCCATAGGCATTAGCCGGCAGCGCGGGCCGCAGCAGGATCTGGCCGCGCGCCGCTTCCCAGCCATTGGACCGCCCTTGCTGGGCGATCGTGCTGTCCTGATGCCGCGGCTTGGCCTTGGCGATCTGTGCCTTGGTGCCGCTGCTGTTCGCGATCTTGTGCTTGGTCGGTGCTGTGTTGGCAAACCTGGCCTTCGAGCCGCCGGACGCCTTGGCGAAGCGCGAGAGATTGTCGGTCGCGGCCCCGTTCAGCGCGATCCGGGTCTGGCCGGCGCCATGCTTCTTCACCAGCGCAAACAGCTTGGCGGCATTGGCGGGGTGCAGGCGGATGCAGCCATGAGAGGCCGGGCGTCCGAGCGCGTCGACGGCCGTCGTGCCATGTATCGCGTAGCCGCCGCGGAAGAACACCGCATAAGGCATCGCGCCGCCATATTTGCGCGAGTACCAGTTCTTTTCGAGCCGGGTCGGGCGGTACTGTCCGTTCGGCGAGCGGAACCCCTTGCGGCCGGAGGAGATCTTCCATTCGTAGATTTCGCCGTCGGTGGTGGCGACCGTCATCCGCTGTGCGGCGATGTCCACTCTCACATCGACGCCGGCTTGCGCCTTGGCGGCGCCGAAGACGGACATGAACAAAACGGCCAGGATGCCGAGAACACGACGCATCGCCCAAACTCCGAAGACGCAACTGTTGAGCGGGCGTTGGTGAGGCTCTGACGGCCGTCGCCCTTGACTCTAGGAAAGCGCGGGCGCCGCGGCCTGTAAAGCGCGAAGGTGGATCGTGGTTTCCAGCGCAGATCAAATCATCGGCAACGCATGGGGCTTGCGGCCGAGCGGGAAGGCGGCGTCGATCCGCGCGATCTCAGTTTCCGAGAGGGCAAGGTGCAGCGCACCGGCATTATCCTCGACATGGCCGACCTTGCCCGCTTTCGGGATCGCGAAGAGGCTCGCACGCCGCGTCAGGAAGGCGAGCGCGACCTGCCGGGGCGTCGCGCCATGCGCCGCGGCGATCTCGGCCAAGGCCTTGCCCTGCGCGCTGCCGGGGGCCGGAAAGTCGTCGTGCCCGAAGGGGCTGTAGGCGGTGACGGCGATGCCGTTGCGCTCGCACCACGGGATCACCGCATGCTCTATGGCCCGCTCGCGCAGATGGTAGAGCACCTGGTTGCAGGCGATCCTGCCTTTGCCGGCAGCCGCCAGCGCCTCGTCGAGATCGTCCTCGTCGAAATTGCTGACGCCCCAGGACAGGATCTTGCCCTCCTGCTTCAGCGCCTCGAAGGCGGCGAAGGTCTCGGCCAGCGGATGTGGCCCGCGCCAGTGCAGCAGGTAGCAGTCGAGCCGGTCGGTCCTCAGATGCTTCAGCGAGCGCTCGCAGGCGGCGCGAGCGCTCTGCCGCGAGGCGTTGTGCGGCAGTACCTTCGAGACGAGGAAGACCTCGTCGCGTCGCCCAGTGATGGCTTCGCCGATCAGCGCCTCGGAGCGGCCGTCGCCATACATCTCGGCAGTGTCGATATGGCCAAGTCCGAGATCGAGCCCGCGCCGGAACGCGGCAATGGCCTCGCGCCGGTCGCCCTGCTCGCTGTACCAGCTGCCCTGGCCGATCGCGGATACGGCCGGCCCGCCGGCTCCGAAGTTGCGTTGCATGCCGCTCTCCCCGTCGTCTCAGTCGACCTCGACCTTGAACTGCGCATGCCGGATCTCGCCGTCGCTGTAGCGCACACGCACTCCGAAGCGGTCCGGTCCACGATAGTTCCGGCGTGACGTGTATTCGAAGGCGAGCGAGGGGCCGATCTTGCCGTCGCAGTGCTGATGGTCGCCGGGCCCGTATTCGGCCTTGGCGTTCCGCTTGGCCATGCGCACCTTGCCGTGCCGGGGCGGCTCGGTCAGGACGGCCGTGGGCGGCTTCACCGGCCGGCAGCTTGTGTCCATCGTCATATAGGTCTGCTGCAGGAAAGTCGGCTTGCCGGCCGCGACGCGCTCGGCGCCTTCGGCTGCCGGCGGGGCTGGATCACCGGAGGTGACGCAGCCGCCGAGCATTCCGCACATCAGCGTCGCGGCGAGAACGGTCAGTCCGGGAACTGGCATGGCTTTCCCCGCCTCCATGATCGTATTCCGCCGGCCGCTGTTCAGGTCGGCGGCGTGCCGTTGGCCGAGAGCACCTCGCCGGCGAGATAAAGCGAGCCGCAGATCAGGATGCGCGGCGGCGCCGGCCAGTCGCGGCCCGCGATCGTCCGCAGCGCCTGCTCGACCGAGCCTGAAACCTCCGCAGCAAGACCGGCATTGCGGGCCGCTTCGGCCACCTCTTCCGCCGGGCGTGCGGCCAGCGAGTTCTGGATCGGCACGGCATAGAGCGCCTGCGCCAGCCCCTTGAAATGGCCGAGCGTCGCGGCGGCGTCCTTGGTCGAGAGCAGGCCCGCGATCATCACCAAAGGCGCAGGGTTGCGGTCGGCGAGATCGGCCATGGCCTGGGCCAGCACGCGTCCGCCATCCGGGTTGTGGCCGCCATCGAGCCAGAGTTCGGCCCGCTCGGGCATGATCCCGACGAGGTGCCCGCGAGCCAGCCGCTGCAGCCGCGCCGGCCAGTCGGCGTTGCGCATGCCCTCCTCGAAGGCGCGCGCCGGCAGGCCGCCATAGCCGGCCGCCCGCAGCGCCGCGATCGCGGTGCCGGCATTGATGTGCTGATGGCGCCCGGCCAGGCGCGGCAGCGGGAGGTCGAGCAGTCCGTCGCCATCCTCGTAGACCAGCCGCCCGCCGGCCTCGTGGACGTTGAAATCCTGCGCGCCGATCAAGATTTTCGAGGCGCCGACGCGCTCGGCCGTGGCTTCGAGCACCGCCGTCGGCTCCGGCTCCTGCGGGGCGATCACCGCCGGCGCGCCCCGCTTGAAGATGCCGGCCTTCTCGGCCGCGATCTTGGTCACGGTGTCGCCGAGATACTCGGCATGGTCGAGCGAGACCGGCGTCACCACGGTGCAGGCGGGATGGGCGATGACATTGGTCGCGTCGAAGCGGCCGCCGAGCCCGACTTCGAGCAGCACGACATCCGCTTCATGCTCTGAAAACAGCAGCACGGCCGCCGCAGCCGTGATCTCGAAGAAGGTGATGGCATCGCCGGCATTGATGCGCTCGCAGCGCTCCAACGCTTCGACCAGCACCGCCTCGTCGACGAAACGGCCGCCGCCGGGCGCGCCGATGCGGATGCGCTCGTGGAAACGCACCAGATGCGGCGAGGTGTAGACATGGACGCGCAGGCCCGCCGCCTCGAGGATCGCCCGCATGAAGGCGATGGTCGAGCCCTTGCCGTTGGTGCCGGCGACGTGGATCACCGGCGGCAGGCGCTTATGCGGGTCGCCGAGCCGCTCCAGCAGGGTCAGGATGCGGCCGAGCGAGAGGTCGATCAGCTTGGGGTGCAGCGCCATGAAGCGCGCAAGCAGCGTGTCGGAAGACCCCATGATGTGACGGCCCCCAGCCGCAAACGACCTCAGACCGCCTCGACCACCGGGCGTGCGGCCACCGCGACTTCTTCCTTCACAGGTGGCTGCTTGGTCAGCAGGCGGCCGAGCCGGGCCAAGGTCTCGGGGATCTCGCGGCGGTGGACGACCATGTCGACCATGCCGTGGTCCTTGAGATATTCGGAGCGCTGGAAGCCTTCCGGCAGCTTCTCGCGGATCGTCTGCTCGATCACGCGCGGGCCGGCGAAGCCGATCAGCGCGCCGGGCTCGGCGATGTGGATGTCGCCCAGCATGGCGTAGGAGGCGGTGACGCCGCCGGTCGTCGGATTGGTCAGCACGACGAAATAGGGCAGGCCGGCCGCGCGCAGGCGCCGCACCGCCACCGTCGTGCGCGGCAGCTGCATCAGCGAGAGGATGCCCTCCTGCATGCGCGCGCCGCCCGACGCCGCGAAGACGACATAAGGCGTCTTCTTCTCGAGCGCGGTCTCGGCGCCCTTGACGAAGGCCTCGCCGGCGGCCATGCCGAGCGAGCCGCCCATGAAGTGGAAGTCCTGCGCCGCCAGCGTCATCGGCAGGCCCTTGACCCGGCCGTAGCCGATCTTGAAGGCATCCTGTGCGCCGGTCTTGGCGCGGGCGTCCTTCAGCCGGTCGACATAGCGCTTCTCGTCGCGGAACTTGAGCGGATCGACCGGCACCTCCGGCAGGGCGACGTCGAGCCACTTGCCGTCGTCGAAGGTCAGGCGCAGCCGCTCCGGCGCGGTGACGCGCATATGGTGCTCGGAGCCGGGGATGACGTAGCCATTGGCCTCGACATCCTTGTGGAAGACCATCTGCCCGGAATCCGGGCACTTGATCCAGAGGTTCTCGGGGCTCTCGCGCTTGAACAGCGTCTTGATGCGCGGGCGGACGACTTCGGAAATCCAGTTCATCGGACGATTCCCTGATGGGCTTGCGGCGGGGGCTTTCTAGGCCTTGGCGCCGTCACGCCTGAAATAGGTCGGGCCTGCCGAAGGGCAAGCGACGCGACCCTTGAATGAAACCGGCCTCAGGCCGCCTTGGCCGCAGAGCGGATGCCCTGCGCGAGTTCGCTGACCAGCGAGGTGACAGCCGAAACCGTCTTTTCCGTGGCCTTGCCCTCGCTGTCGAGCGAAAGCCGGACGCGCTCGACCAGCGCAGAGCCGACGACGACGCCGTCTGCGCCCTTGGCGATGGTGGCCGCGTCGGCGGCCGTCTTGACGCCGAAGCCGACGGCGACCGGCAGGTCGGTGTGGCGCTTGATCCGAGCGACCGCGCTGCCGACCGCGCCGTAATCGGCGATGGCACCGCCGGTCACGCCGGTCACCGAGACGTAGTAGACGAAGCCGGAGGTGTTCTGCAGCACCTTGGGCAGGCGCTTGTCGTCGGTCGTGGGCGTGGCCAGCCGGATGAAGCTGACGCCGGCCTTCAGCGCCGGCAGGCAGAGCTCCTCGTCCTCTTCCGGCGGCAGGTCGACGACGATCAGGCCGTCGATGCCGACCCGGCGCGCGTCGGTGAGGAAGGCTTCGACGCCATAGGCGTAGATCGGGTTGTAATAGCCCATCAGCACGATCGGCGTGTCATGGCCGGCCTTGCGGAAGGTCTCGACCATGGCGAGCGTCTTGCGCAGCGTCTGGCCGGCTTTGAGCGCGCGCTGTCCGGCAAGCTGGACAGGAATGCCGTCCGCCATCGGGTCGGTGAAGGGCACGCCGAGTTCGATCAGGTCGGCACCGGCTCCGGGCAGGGCCGCGAGGATCGCGCTTCCCGTCTCGAAATCGGGATCGCCGGCGGTGACGAAGGTCACCAGCGCCGCCCGGCCCTCGCGGGCGCAGGCCTGGAAGCGGTTCTGGATGCGGGTCTGGCCAGTCTCTGTCATGCGCCAGCGGTTAGCATGATGAGCGCGGGCTGGCGAGTGGCTTGCGTGAGGCTCGCGCCTGCGCCACATCGGCCGGGCATGCGCGCCTTTGACACCGCCTTACCCATCGATGCCGTCCTCGGGGACCTCTCGGTCGCCCTGCGGGCGCGGCCGAACGCCGTGCTGGTCGCTCCGCCCGGCGCCGGCAAGACCACGCGCGTGCCGCTCGCCCTGCTCGACGAGCCCTGGACGAAGGACGGCAAGCTGATCGTGCTGGAACCGCGGCGGCTGGCGGCGCGCGGAGCGGCGAACCGGATGGCGCAGACGCTGGGCGAGCGCGTCGGCGATACCGTCGGCCTGCGTGTCCGGCTCGGCTCGAAGATCGGGCCGAAGACGCGCATCGAGGTCGTCACCGAGGGCGTCTTCGCCCGGATGATCCTCGACGATCCGGCGCTGGACGGCGTCGCGGCCGTGCTGTTCGACGAGTTCCACGAGCGCTCGCTCGATGCCGATTTCGGGCTGGCGCTGGCGCTCGATGCGCAGGGCGGCCTGCGCGAGGATTTGCGCATCCTCGTCATGTCCGCGACGCTCGACGGCGCGCGCGTCGCGAAACTTCTCGGCGATGCCCCGGTGATCGAAAGCGAGGGCCGCGCCTACCCCATCGAGACGCGCTATCGCGGCCGCGACCCGCTGAGGCGCATCGAGGATCAGGTCGTCGATACGATCCTGCTTGCGCTGAACGAGCAGCCTGGCTCGCAGCTCGTCTTCCTGCCGGGGCAGGGCGAGATTCGCCGCGTCGAGGAGCGCCTTCGCGAAAGGCTGCGCGATCCCGCCGTGGAGATCGCTCCGCTTTACGGCGCGCTCGACCAGCGCGATCAGGACCGTGCCGTGCTGCCAGCGCCAGCCGGCCGGCGCAAGATCGTGCTGGCCACGGCCATCGCCGAGACCTCGCTTACGATCGAGGGCGTGCGGGTGGTGATCGATTCCGGCCTCGCTCGCGTGCCCGTCTACGAGCCCGATATCGGCGTCACCCGCCTGGAGACGCGCCGCGCCAGCCGTGCCGCCGCCGATCAGCGCCGTGGCCGTGCGGGCCGCACCGAGCCCGGTGTCTGCTACCGGCTCTGGGAGGAAGCGGCGACCGGCGCGCTCGAAGCCTTCGCCCGGCCCGAGATTCTCTCGGCCGATCTGAGCCCGCTCCTGCTCGATTGCGCCGCCTGGGGCCTCAGTGATCCCACAGCGCTCGCCTTCCTCGATCCGCCGCCCGCGCCTGCCCTCAAGGAAGCCCGCGCCCTGCTGGCCAGCATCGGCGCGCTCGATGCGGATGGCCGCATCACGCCGGATGGGCGGGCCCTGCAGTCACTGCCGCTGCCGCCCCGGCTCGCCCGCATGGTCGTGGCTGCCGCCCGCTTCGGGCAGGCCAGTGCCGCGGCCGATCTTGCCGCCGTGCTGGTGGAGCGCGGGCTCGGCGGGGATGCCATCGATCTCGCCGAGCGGCTGGAGCGGTTCAGTCGCGAGCGTGGCGGCCGGGCCGGCGACATGCGCCGTCTCGCCGAAGGCTGGGCCCGCACGGCGGAGCGGAATGCCTCGTGCTCGGCTGGCGAGCCGCTCTCGCCCGGCCTCCTGCTCGCCTTCGCCTATCCGGACCGCATCGCGAAGGCCCGCTCGCCCGGCTCCGGGCAGTATCTGCTCGCCAATGGCCGTGGCGCGGCGCTGGAAGCCTCGCAGCGGCTGGCGCGCGAGCCCTACATCGTCGTTGCGGAGATGACGGGGGCCGCCCAGCAGGCGCGCATCATGGCCGCGGCCGCGATCTCCGAGGCCGAGATCGCAGCCCTCGTCGCCCATGGCCTCGCACCCTTCGCCATCGCGGAGCGAGAGGAGGCGAATTTCGACAGGACAGCGCGCGCATTGCGCGTTCGGGCGGTGCGCCGCTACGGCGTTTTTGCCTTGTCGGAGCGCCCGCTGTCGGTCGCGGATACGCCCGAGAATGCCGAGGCGTTGGCGAAGGGCGTCGCTGCGCTCGGCATCGAGCTCCTGCCCTGGACGAAGGCGCAGAACCAGCTGCGCGAGCGCGTTGCTTTTCTGCGCAAGGCCGAGCCCGAGGAGGGCTGGCCCGATCTCTCCGACCTGGGGTTGTCACAGGAGCCTGAGATCTGGCTGGCGCCTCATATCGCCGGCCGTGCCTCACTGGCGGCGATCCAGCCCGGCGATCTCGATTCAGCACTCGCGACCCTGCTGCCTTGGGAGATGAAGCGCCGGCTCGACGCGGAGGCGCCGACCCATTTCACCGCTCCGACCGGCTCGTCGCTTGCCGTCGACTATGCCGCCGAGGCGGGGCCGACCATTTCGGTGCGGGTGCAGGAACTCTACGGACTCGCGATTCATCCTGCCTTGGCCGGAGGGCGCGTGCCGCTGGTGCTGGAGCTGCTCTCTCCGGCGCATCGGCCGATCCAGGTCACGCGTGATCTGCCGGGCTTCTGGCGCGGATCCTGGTTGGCGGTGAAATCCGAGATGAAGGGCCGTTATCCCCGCCATCTCTGGCCCGACGACCCCGCGGCTGCGCTGCCGACGACGCGGGCCAAGCCAAGGGGAACGTGACACCCAGCGTCATTCTCGGGCGGAGCGAAGCGTAGACCCGAGAATCTCAGGCAGGACGCGGCTCTGGCGCCTCCGATTGACGAGATGCTCGGGTCAAGCCCGAGCATGACGGTTGCTGCCGGCCTCAATTCCCCATCCGGTCGCGCCATTGCCGCTCGCCTGCGAGGCAGGTGGCGATGTTGCCGGATTGCGCCTTGTGGATGGTCGCGCCCGCCGGCGCCTCGGCGATCTCGCGCAGCAGCTTGGTCTTCGTCGCCTCGACGAACTGGCTCTTCTCGCGGATCGGAATGACGAAGGCCCCGATGCCGGTGATGACGCAGTCGCTGTAGTAGACGTCGAGGTTGTCGATGTCGAAATAGCCGGCTTGCTTCAGCATCACCGGCAGGCCGTTGATGGCGATGCCCTTGGCCCCGGCCTCGTCGCGCGCCGTGGTGACCGGGCGCCCGTCATTATTGGCGCCGTCGCCGGAGATGTCGATCACGCGCCGCATCGCCGTCACGTTCGACTGTTCGAGCAATTGCACGCCCAGATCGATCGCGCCCGAGATCGAGGTGCGCCGCCCGCGCCGCGTCGGCGCCTCGCCGAGCTCCTCCGCAAACGCCATCGCCGCTGCCGGTCCGTCGATCACCTTCCACGGCCGAACGACGTACTGGAAACCGGTGCCCGCCCATTCGAAATAGGTCACGGCGATCTTGCCGATCGCGCCCTTGTTGATGGCGTCATGCAGCTGCTTCGAACGGAAGGCTTCGATATAGCCGTTGCGCTGCAGGGCGAGCTCGTCGAGATCCATCGAATAGGAGACGTCGACCGCCAGCACGAGCGCGACGTCGACCTCCTCCAGCGGCGGTCCCGCCGTCTGGGCTCGAGGCAGGGCGGGGTGCCAGAGCGCCGCCGCTGCCAGACATGAGAGACCGTACAGCCAGCGCCGCATCGCCACCTCCGTCGTCCTGTCGCGAATCGGAGTGTGCGCCCGGTCGATGCGATCGCCAAGGTGGAAAACCGGCTGATCGCGCCCGTTTCGATAGCAAATGCGCGAGGAAGGGGCTTTCAGGCGGCCCGGCGGCCGTCGACGACGTCGATGGCGGCGGCAACGGCCTCCTCGACCGTCAGCGCCGAGGTGTCGAGCGTAATGGCGTCTTCCGCCGCCTTGAGCGGCGCGTCGCTGCGGCCGGAATCCCGCGCGTCGCGCCGGCGGATATCGGCGAGGATGCCGTCGAAGGTCACGGCCTCGCCACGCCCGATGAGTTCCTTGTGCCGGCGCGCGGCACGCACCTCCGGCGTCGCGGTGACGAAGAGCTTGGCGCGGGCGTCGGGGCAGATCACCGTACCGATGTCGCGTCCGTCCAGCACGGCGCCGCCGGCCCGGGCGGCGAAGCGCCGCTGCCGCGCCAGCAATCCCGCGCGCACGGCCGGCATCGCCGCGACCACGGAGGCCGCCTCGCCGATCTCGCGGCCGCGCAGCCGGTCCTCGGGAAAGGCCGTCTCGTCGAAGCTGTTGACGATCTCGCCGGCCGCCGCGGCATCGCGTATGTCGTGGCCGGCATCGAGCATGGCGCGGGCCACCATCCGGTAGAGCAGGCCGGTGTCGAGATAGGGCAGGCCGTAATGGGCCGCGAGGCGCCGCGCCAGCGTGCCCTTGCCGGAGGCGGCGGGGCCGTCGACGGCGATGACGAGCCGGCCGCGCGCCGCCGCCGCGCTCATCCGATCCGGCCTCCGAGCTGGTTCATCAGCGGGATGAAGCTCGGGAAGCTCGTGGCGATCATCAGGCCGTCATCGACCACGACCGGCTGCTGCGTCGCCAGGCCCATGACGAGGAAGCTCATCGCGATGCGGTGATCGAGATGGGTCGCGATTGGCCCGCCGCCGCGAACCGGCCCGCCGCCCGAGCCCTCGACGATCAGGTCGTCGCCCTCGATGGCGCAGATCACGCCGGCGGCCTTCAGCCCGGCCTCGACCGCGGCGAGGCGATCGGATTCCTTGACGCGCAGTTCCTGCAAGCCGCGCATCCGCGTCGTGCCGGTGGCGAACGAGGCCGCGACGGCCAGCACCGGATATTCGTCGATCATCGCAGGCGCGCGCTCTGGCGGCACCGTCACGCCCTTGAGGCTCGAAGCCCGCACGCGCAGATCGGCGACGGTCTCGCCGCCCTCATTGGCCTCGCGCTCGATGGTGATGTCGGCGCCCATCTCGAGCAAGGTCGTGAGCAGGCCCGAGCGCAGCGGGTTGGTCATCACGCTCTCGATCAGGATGTCGGAGCCGGGCACGATCAGTCCCGCCACCAGCGGGAAGGCTGCCGAGGAGGGGTCTGCTGGCACCACGATCGGCGCGGCCTGCAATTCGGGCTGGCCCTTCAGCACGATCCGCCGGCCATGCGCGCCTTCCGGCGTCACGGTGATTTCGGCTCCGAAATGAGCCAGCATCTTCTCGGTATGGTCGCGCGTCGCTTCCGCCTCGATCACCGTCGTCTCGCCGGGCGCGGCGAGGGCGGCCAGCAGCACCGCTGACTTGATCTGCGCCGAGGCGACCGGCGGGCGATAGACGATCGGGATGGCCTCCTTCGGGCCGCGCAGGGTGAGCGGCACGCGCCCGCCCTCCTGCTGCGAAACGACGACCGTGCCCATCTGCTCGAGCGGATCAAGGATGCGCCGCATCGGCCGCTTGCGCAGGGAGGCATCGCCATCGAAGGTCGTGGTGATCGGATGCGAGCCGCAGACGCCCATCATCAGACGCGAGCCCGTGCCGGCATTGCCGAAATCCAGAATCGAATCAGGCTCGCGCAGCCCGCCGACGCCAACGCCCTGCACGCGCCAGGCGCCCGGCCCGTCATGGTGGACGATCGCGCCGAGCGCCCGCGCCGCCGCAGCGGTGCGCATCACGTCCTCGCCCTCGAGCAGGCCGGTGACCCTGGTCTCGCCGATCGCCAGCAGTCCGAAGATCATCGCCCGATGCGAGATCGACTTGTCGCCGGGCACGCGGGCGCGGCCCTTGAGCGGGCCGGCGGCGCTGGCGGTGACGGGGACGGGTTCATGGTCGTGGGACACGGGATCGGGGTCTCTCGCTCGAGCCAAACGAAGTGCGCGCCCGCCCTAGCACGCTCGCGCGAGCCGCGCCAATGCGCGGTCATGACGCTGCCATGCGAGGGGGGCGAAACAGCCCCGCTCTTGCGCGCAGCCGTCGCATGGCTCAAATCAACATTTGACAGCGCCGCCCGCCCCGACTAACGGACGCGCCTGCTTTTCAGATACTGATGGTTGAAGGGTCCGACGCAGTGGCGAAACCGGAACTCGGAACGAAGCGCGTTTGCCCGGTCACGGGGCGCAAGTTCTATGATTTGAATAAAGATCCCATTGTCTCGCCCTATACGGGGCAGGCATATCCGCGCACGATGTTCGAGCCGCAGGCCAAGGCGCCGGTCAAGCCGGAGCCTGAGGAGGAGGACGAGGCCGAGACCGCCGACAGCGCGGTCGAGCTCGTCTCGCTCGACGAAGCCGATGCCGAGACGTCCGAGAAGGAGGCCGTCGTCACGACCGAGGACGATATCGAGGTCGAGGACGATATAGGCACGGAGGATGACGACACCTTCCTCGAGGAGGATGAGGAAGGCGACGACGACGTCGCGGACCTGATCGACGGGGACATCGAGGGCGACGAGGACAACTGAGTCCGCCCTCGAAAAAAGATGACGGCAAAGCGACATTAGGCGCTTGTGTCTTCCGTCCGGGCCGCCTATAGACCGCTGCGTCGCTGGCAGGCGGCTCCGGACGGACCGCCCAAGCGGCGGAATGAAACACCGGATTTTGACGGTCGACCCCCAAACCGGCCGTCGCGCGTGGGGCCATAGCTCAGTTGGGAGAGCGCTTGAATGGCATTCAAGAGGTCGGCGGTTCGATTCCGCCTGGCTCCACCAAATCTCTCCATACTACGCTGGTACGGTTGACGTTCTCGGGCAGTTCGCTGCTACGCCGTCAATTTTCCAGATGGTTTGCGCGAACGGGTTCTGACCGAAACGCGCCGGGTCGCTTAGCCATCCGCCTTCATGATATTCGGCCGTTGCATGGCGATCTCTTCAGGCAGCGGCGTATCACTCCGAGACAGCGTTTTCATCCTTCAGTGATCGGATGAGATCTGCCGCCGCCGTCGGTGTGATCTGAGTGGTGCCGGTTGTCGCGAGCCTGCCGATCAACTGAGCGGCCCGTTCGATCGCGCAGTTCTCCGCAGCAGAAATTGCCTGCAGGAAGATGTCGTGAGCCTCGTCGCAATTGGCCATGACGACCCAAAGCTCGGACCCGTAAAGCTTGATCGAAAGGCGGTCGACGAGCTCCGTCGCGCGCGCGCTCGCAGTTGGCATGTTCGCGTTCCATAGGGAGCGCCGTAGATATGGATAAGGCACAGCCTGTTCCATTTCGGCGCAACCAAGTGATCCCCCTCCTCGGTTGATCAAAAGCTGTGCCGCGGAGTGATGTGCCAGTCTCGTCCGGATTATCTGTTCCCGAAGGCAGCGAGAACCGCTGCGAATCGGGCGGCCTGCGCGAGGGCAGGGGACGCGGAACCCTCGCTGTGTCTCATCGCAGCACGACCACTTTGGTGCCGGTCCGTACGCGGCCGTAGAGATCGATGACGTCGCGATTGGTCATGCGGATGCAGCCGGATGACACTGCGGCCCCGATCGTATCGGGCTCGTTCGAGCCATGGATGCGGTAGAGGCTCGATCCCAGATAGATCGCCCGCGCGCCCAGCGGGTTGTCGATGCCGCCGGCCATGTGGCGCGGCAGGTCCGGGCGGCGTTTCAGCATCTGCGCCGGCGGCCGCCAATCCGGCCATTCGCGTTTCATCGTGACGGTCTTCGTTCCCGACCAGCTGAAGCCCTGCCGTCCGACGCCGACGCCATAACGGAGCGCTTGCCCGCTTCCGAGCACGTAGTAGAGCCGCCGCTGGCTCGTCGAGATCACGATGGTGCCCGGCGCCTGCTTGCCGTTCCATGGCACGACCTGGCGCGGGATCGGCTGCTCGCTGAAGATATTGAGGAAATCCGCGAGGCCGCGGCTGATCGGGTTGTCGAAGGCGCGTGCGGGCGGAGCGAGAGCAAGAAGCCCGGCGACGAGAATGATGGCGCGTAGCATGATCGTCCCTACGACGCCCCCCGCCCGGATTTAGGGCGAAGTCGGAAGGGGAGGTCAAGTCAGGCACCGCGCATGAGTGATCGGGCGCGTTGGCTTGCCGGCTGGGTGTCTAGCCGATCATCCCGACCATGCCGACGACCACAGGCCCCATCAGAGGTAGCAGCACGTTCGAGA
Above is a genomic segment from Bosea sp. NBC_00550 containing:
- the hrpB gene encoding ATP-dependent helicase HrpB, with amino-acid sequence MRAFDTALPIDAVLGDLSVALRARPNAVLVAPPGAGKTTRVPLALLDEPWTKDGKLIVLEPRRLAARGAANRMAQTLGERVGDTVGLRVRLGSKIGPKTRIEVVTEGVFARMILDDPALDGVAAVLFDEFHERSLDADFGLALALDAQGGLREDLRILVMSATLDGARVAKLLGDAPVIESEGRAYPIETRYRGRDPLRRIEDQVVDTILLALNEQPGSQLVFLPGQGEIRRVEERLRERLRDPAVEIAPLYGALDQRDQDRAVLPAPAGRRKIVLATAIAETSLTIEGVRVVIDSGLARVPVYEPDIGVTRLETRRASRAAADQRRGRAGRTEPGVCYRLWEEAATGALEAFARPEILSADLSPLLLDCAAWGLSDPTALAFLDPPPAPALKEARALLASIGALDADGRITPDGRALQSLPLPPRLARMVVAAARFGQASAAADLAAVLVERGLGGDAIDLAERLERFSRERGGRAGDMRRLAEGWARTAERNASCSAGEPLSPGLLLAFAYPDRIAKARSPGSGQYLLANGRGAALEASQRLAREPYIVVAEMTGAAQQARIMAAAAISEAEIAALVAHGLAPFAIAEREEANFDRTARALRVRAVRRYGVFALSERPLSVADTPENAEALAKGVAALGIELLPWTKAQNQLRERVAFLRKAEPEEGWPDLSDLGLSQEPEIWLAPHIAGRASLAAIQPGDLDSALATLLPWEMKRRLDAEAPTHFTAPTGSSLAVDYAAEAGPTISVRVQELYGLAIHPALAGGRVPLVLELLSPAHRPIQVTRDLPGFWRGSWLAVKSEMKGRYPRHLWPDDPAAALPTTRAKPRGT
- a CDS encoding DUF1194 domain-containing protein gives rise to the protein MRRWLYGLSCLAAAALWHPALPRAQTAGPPLEEVDVALVLAVDVSYSMDLDELALQRNGYIEAFRSKQLHDAINKGAIGKIAVTYFEWAGTGFQYVVRPWKVIDGPAAAMAFAEELGEAPTRRGRRTSISGAIDLGVQLLEQSNVTAMRRVIDISGDGANNDGRPVTTARDEAGAKGIAINGLPVMLKQAGYFDIDNLDVYYSDCVITGIGAFVIPIREKSQFVEATKTKLLREIAEAPAGATIHKAQSGNIATCLAGERQWRDRMGN
- the cmk gene encoding (d)CMP kinase, which encodes MSAAAARGRLVIAVDGPAASGKGTLARRLAAHYGLPYLDTGLLYRMVARAMLDAGHDIRDAAAAGEIVNSFDETAFPEDRLRGREIGEAASVVAAMPAVRAGLLARQRRFAARAGGAVLDGRDIGTVICPDARAKLFVTATPEVRAARRHKELIGRGEAVTFDGILADIRRRDARDSGRSDAPLKAAEDAITLDTSALTVEEAVAAAIDVVDGRRAA
- the aroA gene encoding 3-phosphoshikimate 1-carboxyvinyltransferase, whose product is MSHDHEPVPVTASAAGPLKGRARVPGDKSISHRAMIFGLLAIGETRVTGLLEGEDVMRTAAAARALGAIVHHDGPGAWRVQGVGVGGLREPDSILDFGNAGTGSRLMMGVCGSHPITTTFDGDASLRKRPMRRILDPLEQMGTVVVSQQEGGRVPLTLRGPKEAIPIVYRPPVASAQIKSAVLLAALAAPGETTVIEAEATRDHTEKMLAHFGAEITVTPEGAHGRRIVLKGQPELQAAPIVVPADPSSAAFPLVAGLIVPGSDILIESVMTNPLRSGLLTTLLEMGADITIEREANEGGETVADLRVRASSLKGVTVPPERAPAMIDEYPVLAVAASFATGTTRMRGLQELRVKESDRLAAVEAGLKAAGVICAIEGDDLIVEGSGGGPVRGGGPIATHLDHRIAMSFLVMGLATQQPVVVDDGLMIATSFPSFIPLMNQLGGRIG
- a CDS encoding TIGR02300 family protein → MAKPELGTKRVCPVTGRKFYDLNKDPIVSPYTGQAYPRTMFEPQAKAPVKPEPEEEDEAETADSAVELVSLDEADAETSEKEAVVTTEDDIEVEDDIGTEDDDTFLEEDEEGDDDVADLIDGDIEGDEDN
- a CDS encoding L,D-transpeptidase, coding for MLRAIILVAGLLALAPPARAFDNPISRGLADFLNIFSEQPIPRQVVPWNGKQAPGTIVISTSQRRLYYVLGSGQALRYGVGVGRQGFSWSGTKTVTMKREWPDWRPPAQMLKRRPDLPRHMAGGIDNPLGARAIYLGSSLYRIHGSNEPDTIGAAVSSGCIRMTNRDVIDLYGRVRTGTKVVVLR